A genomic window from Cloacibacillus sp. includes:
- the ruvC gene encoding crossover junction endodeoxyribonuclease RuvC — translation MTNQNDNGAIRALGIDPGLGTLGYGVVSQLGNSLICETYGVIKTPPKLSLSQRLSCLYSELGTKAREFPPDMVAVEKLFFGRNVTTAEMVWQARGVVLLFAAQLGFEPYEIKPSEVKLAVCGYGSAEKGQVQGMVAHLLGLEKKPSPDDAADALAIAIAGLAMRNYDQNILKGY, via the coding sequence TTGACTAATCAAAACGATAACGGCGCCATAAGAGCGCTTGGCATTGACCCCGGGCTCGGGACTCTGGGCTACGGGGTCGTTTCACAGTTGGGGAATTCGCTGATCTGCGAGACCTACGGCGTCATCAAGACGCCGCCGAAACTTTCGCTCTCTCAGCGCCTCTCATGCCTTTACAGCGAGCTTGGGACAAAGGCGAGGGAGTTCCCGCCGGATATGGTCGCGGTGGAGAAGCTCTTCTTCGGCAGAAACGTCACCACTGCGGAGATGGTCTGGCAGGCGCGCGGCGTCGTGCTGCTCTTCGCGGCGCAGCTTGGTTTTGAACCCTATGAGATAAAGCCCAGCGAGGTGAAGCTCGCCGTCTGCGGCTACGGCAGCGCCGAAAAGGGACAGGTGCAGGGGATGGTGGCCCATCTGCTCGGCCTTGAGAAAAAACCCAGCCCGGACGACGCGGCAGACGCGCTCGCGATAGCGATCGCGGGGCTCGCGATGCGTAATTACGACCAGAACATTCTGAAAGGATATTGA